In Bifidobacterium sp. ESL0745, one DNA window encodes the following:
- a CDS encoding Nif3-like dinuclear metal center hexameric protein, with translation MTGQKPNLRQVAGALEQLYPLEFAEDWDHPGLIVGDLNDAVGKIVFAADPTMAVVDKAIAMGADLLVCHHPLFFRAVHEVSGYGVHGAITGKLYRAHCGLWVGHTNADVAYRGVAQAAADAFGLRKQQPLVTTGQDDGRPVGLGRVGTLKEPMTLRAFAQRVADEVPKTKYGIQVAGDLDAEVQRIAVLPGSGDSNFNDVRISGADVYVTSDLRHHPATDALQQAWYEAALNHTTMKPALINTPHSAIESMWFRYALDDVADIVEKTTGFRPETKRIGIVTDPWQLVLGRDEFTLVNENMASDN, from the coding sequence ATGACTGGTCAGAAACCGAATCTCAGGCAGGTCGCCGGAGCGTTGGAGCAGCTTTACCCGCTCGAATTCGCCGAGGATTGGGATCATCCCGGGCTGATCGTCGGCGATTTGAACGATGCCGTCGGCAAAATCGTTTTCGCCGCCGACCCGACCATGGCCGTGGTCGACAAGGCCATTGCGATGGGCGCTGACCTGCTTGTCTGCCACCACCCGCTCTTCTTCCGTGCGGTGCACGAGGTTTCGGGCTACGGGGTGCATGGCGCCATCACCGGGAAACTGTATCGGGCACACTGCGGGCTGTGGGTCGGCCACACCAACGCCGATGTCGCCTACCGCGGGGTCGCCCAGGCCGCCGCCGATGCGTTCGGATTGCGCAAGCAACAACCGCTGGTTACCACCGGCCAGGACGATGGTCGTCCGGTGGGTTTGGGCCGGGTTGGTACCTTGAAGGAACCGATGACGCTACGTGCGTTTGCGCAGCGTGTGGCCGACGAGGTGCCGAAAACCAAGTACGGCATTCAGGTGGCGGGTGATCTTGATGCCGAGGTGCAGCGCATTGCCGTGTTACCGGGTTCCGGTGATTCGAATTTTAATGATGTGCGTATATCGGGTGCCGATGTCTATGTCACCAGTGATTTGCGCCACCATCCTGCCACGGACGCGCTGCAGCAGGCTTGGTACGAGGCGGCGCTCAATCATACGACCATGAAACCGGCGCTGATCAACACGCCACATTCGGCCATCGAGTCGATGTGGTTCAGATACGCGCTTGATGATGTTGCGGATATCGTGGAGAAGACCACCGGTTTCCGTCCCGAGACCAAGCGCATCGGTATCGTCACCGATCCTTGGCAACTGGTGCTGGGGCGCGACGAATTCACGCTCGTGAATGAGAATATGGCGTCTGACAATTAG